The Thermocrinis albus DSM 14484 genome segment GATACTCCCTCTGTGGGTTGTGGGGGTGGTAAGTCTAAGAGATAAAAGGAGGATAGGGGGCGTGTTTCTAATAGGTGGTTTCTTAGGTCTGCTGTTGGTCCTTCTCTCCCTTCTTTTGTCCTTTCTGAACTACGATGCCCTCTTTGAGAAGTTCCACAATATAGTTTTCGATCCTTACTCGTGGCGTTTCTTTGACCAAGATACTCTACTGAGGGTTTATCCTATGAGATTTTGGTTCGTATCCACCCTACTGGCAGGAATCCTTATGTTGATACTGTCCTCAGTCTCCCTGCTGGTGGGTCTCCTTTTGAGAAAATCCCGTTAGTGGCGTAGGTTTTCCTAAATAGAAACCCTGTCCGTAGTCTACACCTAACTGTGACATCACGCGTAGTATCTCTTCGTTT includes the following:
- a CDS encoding TIGR01906 family membrane protein encodes the protein MGTVKLAFTESFVKLVYAVGDLPPDRWGMDDATRLRIALLGLRAVLSEEGMEEFIKSGLFNEREIKHMKDVQKVLSYLTKAFYGILPLWVVGVVSLRDKRRIGGVFLIGGFLGLLLVLLSLLLSFLNYDALFEKFHNIVFDPYSWRFFDQDTLLRVYPMRFWFVSTLLAGILMLILSSVSLLVGLLLRKSR